The Desulfurispira natronophila genome contains the following window.
GGACTGTGGGTGGAAGAGCTGGACCGAAATCCGGGGCGACTTATCCCCGATCAGTTCCGTGGCAAACACAGCCACGGCGTTGCCATAGACTTGAACCAAGGCATGGATGCCGTTCTGGCGGAACTGACCAAACACCCAGTATCTACGCCCTTGTTACTCAACGGTACCATCGTGGTGGGGCGCGACATTGCCCACGCTAAATTCAAGGAAATTCTGGACAGCGGCAAACCGCTGCCGGACTATCTCAAGAAACACCCCATTTACTACGCTGGGCCTGCCAAGACACCTCCCGGCATGCCTTCCGGCTCCTTTGGGCCCACTACCGCTGGCCGCATGGACAGCTATGTGGATCTGCTCCAGTCAAACGGTGGCTCCATGGTCATGATCGCCAAGGGCAACCGCAGCCAGCAGGTTACTGACGCCTGCCAAAAGCACGGTGGCTTTTACCTCGGATCCATTGGTGGCCCAGCAGCTCTGCTAGCGGATGAGAATATCAAGAAGGTTGAGTGCATTGACTTCCCTGAGTTGGGCATGGAGGCAGTGTGGAAAATTGAAGTGGAGGACTTCCCCGCTTTCATCCTGGTGGACGACAAAGGCAATGACTTCTTTAAGCAGATTGGCTGCTAGGACCACTAATCACAACAATATATTTTTACCCCCGGTCGTGGACCGGGGGCTTTTTTGTTGCCACTGCGCGGGGGGAGTGGTACACCGTAGCTGTTCACGGTAGTACATGGCATAGTAAAATAACATGAGCCTGACTGGGTTGAACGGAAGGCAAAGGATAAAAGAGCGCAAGTAGCCGTGGTTTCTGATGCACTCTTTTTCTACTGATTTTGAAACCCAGGCGCCTACACAAAGCAAAGGCCTCAGTGTTGCTGTGTGGCTACGTTACTTTTTTCACTCTGTTGCAGGTGACTGCAACCAAGGATTCATCATGCACCTGAAAGCCCTTGTATTTCCCTCTGAAAACCGCACATTTCCCGGTAAACGCTGGCTGAAAATCGGCCTGCGGAGTCTGCATATCTGGTCCATCGCCATTGTAGTGGGGGCCTATCTCTACGGCGTACCACAGCACGTGTGGTACCTGTGGCACCAGCTCTTTATTATTACCGGGTTTGGGCTAATTTTTATTGAAGCCTGGACCAATGGTATCTACTTTCTCCAGCTACGCTGGTACGTAGTTATGGTTAAGATGGCCCTGCTGGCATTTCTCCACCCTTGGTATCCTGAACCCTTCTGGTTTCTTGCTGCCATCATTATCACTTCTTCAGTAGTAGCTCACGCCCCCGGCGATGTGCGCTATTTTTCTCCCTGGCATGGGCGCCGCCTGGACGCCCTGCCCAGCAAAAATCCACCTACAGGAAGTTAGCATGCATACCACTGATGAAAACATCCCCGCAGCACGCGCCTATGTCTATCGCTGGTTCTCTGAAAGTTTTCTCACCTTGCACCAGCGGCAGATCGCGATTGACTGGAACTTCACTCCTTTGCGCGACGCTCTGGACTACCTGGGATTCTCTGGCTTTAATCCCTTGGTGAATATTCTGGAGCAGCTCCTTGGCCAACACGGCGAATCGATCATCGAAGAGTATTTTGCGTTGTACTACGGCGGGCAAGACGATCCGGTTCCCCCCTTCGGGTCCTGGTGGATAGACGGCGGATTCAATGGCCCTTCGACACTGGCCGTTTACGAGTACTATGAGCAGTTCGGCATGCAGCCGGATGAGGAAGTACAAATGCTGCCGGATCACTTAAGTATAGAGTTGGAGTTTCTGGCCACCCTGATCCTTGAGGCCCACGAGTACGCCAGCAAGGGCGATGCTACCCAGGGCACATATGCCTTGCGGGCTCAGCGGGAGTTTCTGCATACTTTTGTTCAGCCTTGGCTAACCCCATTTTGCCAGCGGGGCATGGAGCTGGCGGGGAAAAGTTTTCAGGGCGCCTGGCTACAGCTGCTCTATGAGTTTGTCAATGCCGATGACGCCTTTATGGCAACTCTGGACAAAACAGAGGCATCTATTTAAGTATGCAGACTCCTGAGTATACCCCTTCGTACTGCCTCAATAACCGCAGCGCAACGGTGATTTGTCGTCGCTGCCAGGACGTGTGCCCAACCAAAGCACTCTCGCTGCCGCAACCAGGGGCATGTCATCTTGATTCTGGCAGTTGCTGCCGCTGTGGTCACTGCATCAGGGCCTGCCCCACTTTAGCTCTGGATTTCCCCCGCACTCCTTATCGACAAGTTGCCGTGAAGATGTCTCGCCATAAAATTTCATCGGTAGTGTGCCGGCACTTTACTGAAACACCAGACTGCGTTCAGGTGGAGTGCCTGGGAGTGCTGGATCCCCCACTGCTGCTGAGCATGCAAGCTTGTGGTCAACCTTTGCAGTTGGCTACGGGAAAGTGTGGTGATTGCCGCTGTGAGGACAAGGCCTCTATGCTGGAGCACCTGGAAAACTTGCTGACGGAACTCGACCTGGAGTACCAACCCTGGGTGCCCCAGGCTCAAGAACCTTCTCACCAACAATCGCCTGCAGGAGGACCTGCCGTCAGCCGCCGCTCGCTGTTTGGCTGGCTCGGCAACCGGCAACAGAGTGAGGCGCCACCGCAGCTCGCTGAAGCACCGCCTGCTTCTCCTTTGGCTAATGAGGACGCCTTTCGCCTGAAACGCGCTCTTTTCAATCGATTTGTTGAAGGCTCCAACCCGGGGGCCGTCAAACTTTTTCCTTCAGAGAACTTTGCCATGGTAGTAAGTCAGGGTGCCTGTCGACAGTGTCACCTTTGCGTGCGCATTTGCCCTGCTGGAGCTCTAGAGTGGCAGAAGGGCGAGTCCGGTGCCCAGCTGACTTTTGATGCTCGCTGGTGCCTGGCGTGTCACAAGTGTCAGTTGTGCCCAGCAAAGAACCTCAGCCTGCAGCCCTTGAATTCGCAGGAGTACTGTCTCGATCACCGCCGTATACTGGCAGTTTTTCCAGAGAGTCGAGAGTGCATAGAGTGCGGTGACCTTCACTCCAATGATGCTGAGCGCTGCAGGGTCTGCGAGAAAATTGAGGAAAATCGACGGCGCCTTTTGGAACCGTGGCTCTGACGGTATCCAACAGCTCAGGGCGCTGCAAACGCACTACATAAAATCGCTTTTGTTTACATTTACCGTTTACACCCGGGTTAACCTGTATTACGCTAACACCTACTTTGCTTTGAAAGGAGATGGTATTATGAAAAAAGTATTACTTTTGGTCTTTTTTGTGACAAGTGCATTTATGGTTTCAGCCAGTGCAAGCACTCCTGCTTGTGTAAACTGTCACGCTGGTTTGCCAGACGCAGCCCTGCAGGGTGGTAAGGCCCATGCGGAACAGTATCAGGGGATTCACGAGAAAATGACCAACCCTATGCACATGAGCCTTAAGGATTGTGCCAGCTGTCACTCACCGGAGAACCTGAAGTCGGCTGACTCGGCTTCTGCCAGTCTCAAAGGCGGTAGCCTTGAGGCTCTGGGCACTAGCGCCTCCTGCGTCGGCTGTCACAACAAAGCGGGAACACCAGCTGCTTACTACACTGACTGGAATATGGAGCGGGTGAAGAAGCACACATTCTCCAACTAATGGCATAATTTTCTTTACACGAAAGATAAAAAGGCCGGGGACGACAAGTCGTCCCCGGCCTTTTTGCGCTGAGAAAGAGTTATTCGCCGGCACTGTACTGCAGTACCTCAGTAATAACGTCCGTAGTATACTCTTTCAGCCCCCACTTCTGCGCAAGCATCACCGCATTTTGTGCAATCTGGGGGATCTCTGCCACCGGGATGCCTCCCTGCTGCAGGTTGGCGGGAATATCCATGCTTCCCAACCACTTTTCCAAGGCGACAATGCCCTGCTTGGCGTCAGCTACCGGGTCAGCGGTGGGCTGGATATCAAAAACGGTGTGGGCAAAGCGAGCAAAGCGCTCCGGCGAATTGAGCAGCCGATAGCGCATCCATCCGGGCAAAATCATGGCCAGCCCGGCACCGTGGGAAACGTCGTAGATGGCGCTAAGGGAGTGCTCAATCATGTGCATGGGAAAGCCAGTGGCGCCCAGTCCACAAGGCGCCAGCCCGTTAAAGGCCAGGGTGGCCCCCCACATAATGTTGGAGCGTGCCTCGTAGTTATCGGGCTCAGTTTTAATGACCGATGCGCTCTCCATCAAAGTGCGAATAATACCTTCAGCGTAGCGATCCTGCAGCGCCGTATTGTGGCTAGTGGTATTAAAGTACCCTTCCAGAAGGTGAACCATGGCATCCACGACGCCGTAAAGAGAGTGATGCAGCGGTGCACTGAAGGTGTTCACCGGATCAAGAATGGATGCTTTTGGATAGAGAGGGTCTCCCATGATATTAAATTTCTGCTGGGTCTGCTCGTTGGTAATAACTCCGCCACTGTTCATCTCAGAAGCGGCGGCAGGAAGGGTGAGTACCACTGTGACCGGGACAGCGCTCTCCACTTTGGCTTTGCCACTGAAGAAATCCCACACATTACCGTCGTAGGGAACACCGGCAGCGATGGTCTTGGCGGTATCGATGACACTGCCGCCGCCAACGGCCACAATGGCGTCAAGTTTGTCGGCGCGAAAAGCTTCAATGGCTTGCTGGGCAAAGCTCAGCACCGGATTTGGCTGCACACCACCGCACTCAAACACGGTAATGCCACTTTGCTCCAGGCTCTGCTTGACGGTATCAAGGATGCCGGTTTTTTTTACGCTACCCTGACCATACAGTAGCATGACCCGCTGGCCCCACGGGGCAGTAACTTTGCCAATATTAGCGGTTTTGTCTTTGCCAAACACAATGCGGGTAGGATTGTAAAAGGTAAAGTTATCCATGGGCGTCCTCCTGATTTCTTAAAGGGTGTTCTCGGATAGGCACTTCTCTCAACCGCGACATATCTCCCGAAAACGCTCTTCCACCTGCTCAGGCGTCATGCCTTTTTTTCCCATGAGGCGATTGACATCGTTACTGTACATGACAATGTGGTAGATAGTCTCCACCTGTTTGTCGTACTGCTCCAGCTTGGTCGCTTCTGCGAGGGTGTGGTTGTCCAGTATATCCAGCGGTTCCTCCGGGAAGTCATCTGCCAGCCCCATGGTGGGAACTTTTACCAGTTCGGGGTCGAGAAATTTAAGCTCTTCGGCGTCAACATCGTCAGCCTCAGCCAGCAGCTCAATGTGCTCGTCCAGGTCCTCCTCCAGCAGTTCCATAATACTGGTGAGGTCATCAGGATTAATAGTTTCGACGTAGAGCTCTTGACGCTTTTCGTCGTAACCCAGAATGGCAAAGCCATTGGGGCCCTCATCATCCTCTATTTCCAGGAGAAAGGCGTCGGGCCCGACGGCGTCAAGTTCGGAAAGGTAGCGATGAACAGCAGCGGGGTTACGCATGCTGAAGTGTGCCTGACAGTAAATATGCACAGACTGCCCCATGAGAGCTTCGTACATATCGGCAAGAGCTGGTTCAGTCTCACGCATAAAGACCTCCATGGGCAGAGGGGTCATGATTCCCTCCTCACGCAGGATGGTCAGTTCATTTTCGTAGGCTCCCATGATTTCCGGCTCAAGGAGTTCGCGGTAGAGGGGAGAAATGGGAGGATGCAGCGCCAGCGGCACAAAGTTTTCACTGTCCAGGGTAAAAAAGCGTCCGAGAAAGAGGGACTTCAGGGGATACTCTTTGAATTCGCCTGCCAATGCACGGATATTTTTTTGCTGGAAAATGTCGTACAACAAAACTGTATCACCCTCTTTCTCCTGCAGCAAGTACAGGGACGGGTAGCTTTCCAGCATGGATTCAAGGTATTGGCGTTTGACGGGCTCCATTTTTTTGCTGCGTTGAATAAATTCCTCGGCAATGGTTTGTTGTTTTGCCATGGGGGTGAACGTAAAAAAGAGGTAGCAGGAAAAACTGTCAGTAATGAGCTGCTCGAAGAGCTGCTCTTCCATCAGCGAAACGAGCTGATCCTCATCAAGTTCGTCACGGTCAATGGCATTGTACTCGTAAATGGCTTCCAGCATGGTGGTGCTGTGATGACGAGCGGCGTGTTCGGAAAGTTCTTCCAGCAACTGCTGAGCCCAAAAAGCTGGATTTTGGCCCTGACCAAAACTCTGGGAAGGTGTTTTTTTGTTTGAGGTGCGAGGACCGGAGTGTTTACGACTTGTTGGTTTTTGCTTCATGAAAGTTTGTCCTGTATTCGTTTCAAGGTTTATAGTGGGTGAAAATCACCATGGAAAACGTGGTTGACGCAGGGTTGCTTTGGACAACAGCTACGTAAGGAAAGCGTATTAGTTGTAACCTGTATTGATCAAGAGGTAAAGAGGAAGGGTGCATGGCAGCTGCTCCATCCCAGGACTGCTTTTTCAACGATTACGCTGCAGTTCGACAAAGCCACCCTGCCTGTCGATTTGCCTGGCAATAGCCACGCTACTGTGATATTTTTTCTAAATATAGCATACGCCTGACTGGGGTGCACTATGACTCATCGCATTACAGACGAGAACCACCGCCCCTTCGCAGCCGAAACATACACCAGCCTGCAACCTCGCATGCGAGCACTTTTGGCGTTGCTGGCGGTGATATTTATAGCCACGGTCGGACTTGCCCTTCTCTCTCACCATTTCATGAAGAATCACATGCTGCAGCAGCAGCTGAAAAATACCGAAGACCTTTTAACTACGGTTGCTTCCTCTTCCATTACCCCCTGGGTCAACACTCGCCTGCGTTATATTGACACCCTCTCCTACGAAGATGATTTATTGACCTTGGCCTTGGAGAGGCAGGCTACCGACACGCTTATGGAACGCTGGCAAACCCTGCTGGATTACAGCAACGATATATTCTTTATCTATTTTGGTGACCGGGAAGGGAATGTCACTATGCTTCCCGACGATGAGCCCTTGCCGCCGGACTTTAATATGTTCGAGAGACCTTGGTATTTGCGGGCGACAGAAAGCCCGGGACAGATTGCATGGACCGATCTCTACGACGAGATTATAACGGGCATCCCCCAGATCTCTGCCGTAGTTACGGTGCACGACCCCGAAAGCCTGGAGCCAGTGGGAGTCATGGCTCTGGATGTGAGCCTGCATCAGTTGCGACGCATTGTGATGGATGTGGAGCTACCATCTGATGCTGAGCTGGTTTTGCTGGATCGTAACCATCAACTCATAGTTTCTTCGACTGGCAAAAACTATAGTCAGCTGAGTGATACCTGGCAGAAGAAGACTCCCGACCAAAGGGACCGGGGTTACTTCTCCCGTGACAACAGCGACATGGTTTTTGCTTCCAGTACCCGAATCCCCAGCACCCAATGGCAGCTGGTACTCTTTACTCCCCGGGACAGTTTTTATGCCCCCATTGACCCTCTGCGCAACCTGGGTATCTTGGCCGGTTTTGTTGTCATGGGGGTATCATTGGTTTTCACCTATTATTTCCTCAGTGCTCTTTCTCGCCGCGCCCGGGAGCTGTCCAATTATTTCCACGAATCTCTAACGGAAAGTTTTGTGCCACGCCAGGTGATGAGCGGTAACGACGAGTTTACCTGGCTCAACCAGCAATTTAATGCGGTGATTGGTGAGCGAAATCTCAGCCAGGCGGCTCTGGCTGAGAGTCAGCGACGCCTCAGTGCCCTGATGGCGAACTTGCCCGGCATTGCCTACCGTTGCCGCAATGATGAACAGCGGACCATGGAGTTTGTCAGTGACGGCTGCAAGCAGTTGACGGGTTACACCCCTTCACAGCTCATTGATAACGCTGACATATCATTCATGGATATAGTGCACCCCGACGATCGTCAAACACTGCGCACACGTTGGAAAGAAGCTTTACAGCACCGCCAGCCACTGCAGCACGAATATCGCATTATCAAGGGTGACGGGCAAGAGTGCTGGCTCTGGGAGCAAGGGGCGGGCATATTCGACCGTGAGGGTTCCGTGACGGCGCTTGAGGGCTTCATTACCGACATAAGTCTGCGCAAGCAGGCCGAGTTACTGTTGGAGGACTTTAATCAGCAGCTTCGTCAGCAGGTTGACATGGAAGTCAGTCGACGCCTGCGTAGCGAGCGTAACTTCCGAATTCTCTTTGAAAAAAGCCCAGAGGGTATACTCATACTCAATCAGCAGGGGGTCTTTGTGCAGTGCAACTCCATGGCTGCTCGTACCCTTGGTTACGCTCCAGAGGAAATAATCGGTCTCTCTCCTGCTGATCTTTCGCCTCCGCTCACCCACCTTTCGCAGCAGCCCAGTACAGAAGTTATCGGTCGCATTATTACTGAGGCTTTTGATCAGGAGATGACCTCGCTGGAGTGGCAACACCTGCATCGTGACGGTCATTTACTGACCTTCCGCATTTTACTGACCCCTATTAGTCGAGGCAACGGCTCTGAATTGCTGGTGGTCTGGCACGACATGACGCAAGTGTACGCCTTGCAACAGGAGCGGGAGCAACAGCAGGCCATACTGATTCAACAGGCCAAGATGGCAGAGCTTGGCAGCATGATTGGGGCGATTGCCCATCAGTGGAACCAGCCCCTGAGCACCATTTCCATTGTCATACAGAGCCTGATTGATCTTTACGAGTTCAACGAGTTAAGCCAGGAAGAACTGTACGATGCCACAGGAACTATTCTGCAGCAGGTTGAGTTCATGAGCCAGACGGTAGATGATTTTCGCACTTTTTTCTCCCCTTCCAAGAGCCCGCAACCCTTTAGTGTTTCCCAGTGTGTCGCACAAGTAGAAAATCTTGTAAGTACTCGCTTCGTAAAGCACAACATCCAACTTAAGCGTCAACAAGAGTGTGATGAGGCCCTACTGGCCCAGGGTTACCCTGGGGAGTTTAAACAGGTGATTCTCAATATCCTCAGCAATGCTTGTGACGCCTTGGCCGAAGCCCATATTCACGAGCCGACTATAGTTATCACGGTAGAGGAGCAGCCTGATTGTATAACACTTAACGTAGAGGATAATGCTGGCGGCATCGACCCTGGCCTGCTGCCAGACAAGCTTTTTGAGGCATTTATCACCACCAAGGAGCAAAGTGGCTCCGGAATTGGTCTTTGGATGAGCCGCTTGATCATGGAGAAGATGGGCGGACGCATCGAGGCTGCCAATACCAGCAGTGGTGCCCGTTTCACCCTGGTGCTGCCAAGGCCAGAGTAGGCGCATCACAATTTGCAATGCAGGGTTTTTGGGTTGTGTTGCCGTAACTACTTGTCTATGATAGACGAAGTATAATCAAACTTACCGGCAGGGTAAGTAACGCAAAGTGACTTTGCAGGGCGCAAGTTCGTCACAGCACTGCCTTCACTGTTACCTGAGAACGTATCTTTTTAAGCGAGGCTATCCATGGGCAGCAAAAAGATTCTTACCGTTGATGACAGCCGCTTTTCCCTGGCTATGATTCAAAGTCACATTCTTGAAGTTCATCCCCAGTGGGGCGTGGATAGTGCTGCCAATGGCGAAGAGGCACTGGGAAAAACGGCCAACCACACTTACGACCTTATCACCATCGACTACAATATGCCGGGAATGAGTGGTTTGGATTTAGTTGAAAAACTGCGGGAGCAGGGCTGCTCTTCCAAACTGGTCCTCTTGACAGCCAATGTCCAGGAGAGCATGGCCCAGAAGGCCCGTTCTCTCGATATTGGCTTTGTTAAAAAACCCATCACACCGGACACCATAGCCGAGATTATTTCCTATCTGGAGTAGCCCATGGAGAGCAGTCCCCGCCTCACTCCACTGCAACACGATGCCATAACCGAAATATTCAATATTGGCATTGGACAAGCCGCTGCCACCATGAGCGCTATGGTGCGCGAAGAGGTGGTGCTCTCGGTACCCACGGTGTATTTCTTTGCCCGTCACGAGCTTATTCAATATCTCAATACTGAAGATGACCGCAAGGTGTGTGGAGTTATCCAGCATTTCAGCGGCTGCTTTAATGCCGATGCCGTCCTTCTCTTTCCCGAGGACAAAAGCCTGGAACTGGTGCGCATGATTGTCGGAGACACTATGCCACTGGAACAGATGTCGGAAATGGAGCAGGAGGCTATGGCCGAAATAGGCAATATTATTCTCAACTCCTGCATCAGCTCCATCGCCTCCCTTTTTCGCGGCGAGTGCACCAGCTCCCTGCCCACCTTCGAATCCGGCAGTTTTGGTCGGGTAGTAAAAATGGAGCGCCACCAGTCTTCCCAGGAGCAGCACGATAACGATATAATTCTCATGCTGCTGATCGACTTCAAACTGGAGTCCCGTTCTATCCACGGTCACGTGGCCTTTATGCTGGATGCTCCTTCATTCGAGGAGTTTATTGTGGAAGTGGATCGCTTCATCAACCAGAAATACCGCTGAGGAAGCTTCGAACACATCCTCGCGCCATCAGGAAAACTATGTACGCAGCCATACTGGATCAGCTGGTTATCGGGCTCTTTGCCCTGAATAGGGAAAAAGAAGTTATCTACTGGAACCGCTGGATGGAGCGAAGTTCCGGAGTGTCTGCCACGGATATCCAGGGAATCACACTGGATTCCCTGAAAGAACCCATAAGCGAACGCTTTCGCGCCGCTGTAGATGACGCCCTGCACCATGGTCGCTCCACGCTGCTGTCCCACTCACTGCATCGCACCCCTCTGCCTCTGTATGCCTCAGAATACCAGCGGGAGCAAGGAGAGCGTATTCAGCAACAGGTGTATGTTTTACCCGTTGTCAGTGACAGCGGTGATCGTTTTTGCGCCATTCAGGTGCTGGATGTCACCGTTGCCAACCAACGGGAAAAATTGCTGCGTGAAAGCGACCGTCGCCTGCGCTCCCTCATTAACGCCCTGCCTGATTTTATCTGCTTTAAGGATGAATGTGGACGCTGGCTGGAGACCAACCGGGCTGCTGCAGAGCTCCTCAATCTAGACGTGGAAAGCTTTCGTGGCAAAACTACCACCGAGCTTTTCGGCACTACTCCGGATATACTCAGTCAGTTGAAGGCCCAGAACGATTCCCAATTTTGTGATGGCTCAGCTCATCACGTTACCCGTAAACATGTGGTAGATCAGGAAGGCAAGCGCCGTATTTTTGAAGTGAATCGTCTGGCTATAGATGGCCAGGGAGATGTGGTTATTGGTCGAGATGTCACCGGTTACAAGGAGATGGAGCAGCAGCTGCGGGAGCTGAACCAGACCCTGGAGCAACGAGTGCGGGAAGAAATGAATAAGCGCCTTAAGCAGCAGCGCCTGTTGGTACAGTCGTCCAAAATGGCCGCTATGGGTGAGATGATTCAGGCCATTACCCATCAGTGGAAACAACCCCTTAATATTATCAGCTTCCTCATGCAGAACCTGCGGGATATTTCGCGCCACCAGAAATTTACCCCCGAGGCCATGGAAGACGCTATCGAAAAGACCCTGCAGCAGATTGACTTCATGGCAGGAACGGTGGAAGACTTTAAAGACTTTTTCCACCCTGACAAGACCAAAAGCGCCTTTGACTTGCGGGAAGCCATTCGCCAGGTAGAGAATTTGCTCAGCCAGCAGTTCAAGCTGCAGCAAATTGAGGTAAAGCATCATCAGGTAAGCGACCGGCAGCCCATGCCACCTCTTATTGGGTATCCCAATGAGTTCAAGCAGGTGATTCTGAATCTCCTCAACAATGCCAAAGACGCCATCGAAGCCAAACGCAAACACGAGGGGCACCAGCCTGGCACTATCGAAGTCACGGTGGAATTCCATCAGCCTGACCGCTTCCACGTTACCATTGCCGATAATGCCGGTGGCATTCCTGCCGAAGCCATGGAAAAGCTATTTACCCCATACTTTACTACCAAAGAAGATGGCACCGGCATCGGGCTTTCCCTGTGCCGAACCATCATCGAAGACCACTTCGCTGGCTCCATCGAAGCCCGTAACACCTCCACTGGCGCCCAGTTTATTATTGAACTGCGCAACCCGTAAAAACAGCAAAGCAATGGTGTTTTTGCCATTGACATTCCGGTGAGCGAGTCACATAATGATCCGTAGTGTATCATTTCCAATGCAGGTGGTGCATCATGCACACAGGAGTTCGCCTAGTTGTTTTTATGATGATTTTCACCGCTGTGGGAGCAACCTGCCTGCCCATCGCTTTAGCCAGCCTGTCACTGGTTGAATCAACTCCTCTGGTGACTCAACCCCTGCATACGGAAAAGAGTAACGAAAAAAATCTGCTCAAATGTGTGTTTCTGACCGAGAATAGTCAAAACTACTTGCCCGCAGGCCAGTACGGTTTTGACCCAAACCCTGCACAAATTTCCCTTTTCCTTTTACAAACCTTTCTTGAGGCGACCCCTCGGGGTGTTACCCGCTACCATAACCTCGACTCCCCCAGTCCTTAAGCAACTTTTCAGTAAATTGGTGTAAAGTTTTTTCCTGCATCTATTTACCTATTTTGCTTGCCTGTGAAAACAAATTCAGGACGGTTCTTTTTTCAAAATGAACCCAAACGGGGGAGATATATCATGAAAAAATTACGGATATTGCTCATAAGTATTATGACTGCCGCACTGGTTGTCGGTTGTGGTGGAGACAGTGGTGGGAGTACAGAAACTTACAAACTGACTCTCGCGCAGCCAGTGGGTGGCAATATAAATTATCAATTCAAATATACTACCGAGTGTGGCGACTACTGCTGGAATGTGCCGAAAGGCGGCCAGGTAACGCTGGAAGCCGTCGCTGCACAAGGCTATGAGTTCGACGAGTGGAGCGGTATAAATTGCGACTTACGAGAATGCACATTCAACATGAACAGCAACAGGATCGTTAGTGTTACATTCAGTGAACTTGCGTCTACCGACACTGGCGATCCCGACAGCGGTACCCCTGGCGGCGATGATCCCATCACCGTTGCTGCTCCTGTCTTGAGCCCGAATGGAGGCACTTTCGCTGATGCTCCGTCAGTTACCATCACATCCGGCACTGACGGCGCAGTCATCTACTACACTATCGATGGCAACACGCCAACGGGCAGTTCAACTCAG
Protein-coding sequences here:
- a CDS encoding PAS domain-containing sensor histidine kinase, which translates into the protein MYAAILDQLVIGLFALNREKEVIYWNRWMERSSGVSATDIQGITLDSLKEPISERFRAAVDDALHHGRSTLLSHSLHRTPLPLYASEYQREQGERIQQQVYVLPVVSDSGDRFCAIQVLDVTVANQREKLLRESDRRLRSLINALPDFICFKDECGRWLETNRAAAELLNLDVESFRGKTTTELFGTTPDILSQLKAQNDSQFCDGSAHHVTRKHVVDQEGKRRIFEVNRLAIDGQGDVVIGRDVTGYKEMEQQLRELNQTLEQRVREEMNKRLKQQRLLVQSSKMAAMGEMIQAITHQWKQPLNIISFLMQNLRDISRHQKFTPEAMEDAIEKTLQQIDFMAGTVEDFKDFFHPDKTKSAFDLREAIRQVENLLSQQFKLQQIEVKHHQVSDRQPMPPLIGYPNEFKQVILNLLNNAKDAIEAKRKHEGHQPGTIEVTVEFHQPDRFHVTIADNAGGIPAEAMEKLFTPYFTTKEDGTGIGLSLCRTIIEDHFAGSIEARNTSTGAQFIIELRNP